CCTAGATCCAGCCGGTGAGGCCACCCGTTCAGCCGCCAGCCGACTAGGGGTGGAAGGCGTCGAGCGGCTCCGCATCGGCAAGGCTGTCGAGCTGGAGCTAGAGGCATCGGATGAAGCGGATGCACGCCAACAGGTTGAACTCTTGAGCGATCGACTCCTCGCCAATCCTGTGATTGAGAACTGGACCATGGAGCTCAAGTTGTCATGAGCATTGGTGTTGTTGTCTTTCCTGGTTCCAATTGCGACCGGGATGTTCGTTGGGCGACGCAGGGATGCCTGGGTATGCAAACCCAATACCTCTGGCATGAAGAGACAGATCTCAGCGGCCTAGACGCTGTGGTGCTGCCGGGAGGTTTCAGTTATGGCGACTATCTGCGTTGCGGCGCAATCGCCAGATTTGCCCCCGTACTGGGTGCGTTGATCGAATTCGCCAACAAGGGCGGGCGGGTGCTGGGCATCTGCAACGGATTTCAGGTGCTCACTGAGCTCGGCTTATTGCCAGGAGCACTCACCCGCAATAGCGGCCTCCAT
This portion of the Synechococcus sp. ROS8604 genome encodes:
- the purS gene encoding phosphoribosylformylglycinamidine synthase subunit PurS translates to MPRYQARVLVHLRPSVLDPAGEATRSAASRLGVEGVERLRIGKAVELELEASDEADARQQVELLSDRLLANPVIENWTMELKLS